The genomic stretch GTATGTCACATGAGTTCAGTCGTGATATAAGATCACTCTGATAACTCCAAACATTTACGAACTTTGTAAaatgattatttaaaagaaCAGAAATAATGCAATTATTTTCCcacaaaacaaattcttttatatattatatgtCAGATTATTACAATGAGCGACGCTAGAATTTGTGTTGCTTTGTTTTTAAAAGTTCTCCAGTTGGTAGGAGATCTAGCATGTTTTGCTACGAGTATAAAGGCAGGTGGTCATTATAATGGGTTGATAATAGCCGTTACAGTGTTCAGTTtcatttataatatttttagTAATTGCCTTGGCTGGTTTGGTATGAAAGGTACCGTGGATACAGAGGACGTGAGAGCTTATAGACAATTCGTTCTAGGTGGGGGTACCttatttttccttttttatATTGGGAGTTCTATTTTCCAACTCTTCACCggttacaacaacaatttgaataattttggTTATGGTTCTCACCTTAAACCTTATCATCACTATGCAAGTTGGTGTATTGGCGTTACTTGTGCTGTACTTTACTGCATGCAGGTTATAATGTGTGAATGCTGGGGTATTACTTTTGCTTCCATACATGACTTATCGACAGGATTCTTTAAAAGGCAACCATTTAAATTTGCCTGTCTGGTATTTGGCAAATCCCAAGTTGATCATGACTGTGAGgataataacaacattGGTTTAAAGTCAATGCAACATAATACTAGTAATAGTACTTGACCAACACAAAATCAAGTTCAAAAATAGGAATCAATTGGGTTTTCTTGCA from Candida albicans SC5314 chromosome 5, complete sequence encodes the following:
- the MRV6 gene encoding Mrv6p (Ortholog of Candida albicans WO-1 : CAWG_04796), whose protein sequence is MSDARICVALFLKVLQLVGDLACFATSIKAGGHYNGLIIAVTVFSFIYNIFSNCLGWFGMKGTVDTEDVRAYRQFVLGGGTLFFLFYIGSSIFQLFTGYNNNLNNFGYGSHLKPYHHYASWCIGVTCAVLYCMQVIMCECWGITFASIHDLSTGFFKRQPFKFACSVFGKSQVDHDCEDNNNIGLKSMQHNTSNST